Part of the Ictalurus furcatus strain D&B chromosome 10, Billie_1.0, whole genome shotgun sequence genome, GCGGGTTTCAGAGGGGTGATTTAGTTCAGGCtttgtgatgctaatagtggcACATGCATACTAGACGTTGCTGTTTGACGTCAAAGAAACTAGAATTGTGATTATATGTTtggaaatgacactttttttctgCATATTGTGTGTTAGGTTTTGGCCTAATTTCTCCTGTGGAGGCTGCATATTAACCCAGTAGCATGTAATAGTAATGGTTGTCCCCGTGTCTTGCTCTTGTCATGACTCTTGCTAACGATATCAAATAAAATCGTAGAGACATCTCATGAGCTATAGAGACATACCACCATGTTAGAGGCACCATTGTCTGGACTTACCTGCAACTGACTAGTTGGTAGCTGGAGTGTTAGCTGGACACAAAGCcagtaatgagtgtgtgattttgGAAACACGCCTTTGAATAAGATTTGGGAGCGCTTCATTCAGAGAGCATGGAGTAGCACGCGTCCCGAAGGGAAAAACAGATGTCGGTACAGCTGAGGAGGTTGGACACCAATTCCAAATAAGACAATGGgacatgtctgtgttttttttttcaggttgacAGTGAAGGGTTGATTCACAGGGAAtaagtggagtaaaaaaaatgggagggggaggaggggaagGACATCAGCATAATGTGTGTAGGAGTAATCGACGTGGATATATTGTGTTGACTGCACACTTGTCTAAATTATAGCACACTTCATTGCTTTTATAATACATCACTTCATGATTTTGAGGGTTTTATATCATCTGTTTTTTTACTAGGAAAATACGAACAGTTATGTTTCAGTTTTTCAGTGGGAAGAGTGcacttattaataatattcacccactcattttcagtaacctTTTCTTCTTTGTCGGGGTTGTGGTGATTAATCCATAAACAACAGTGTTATCACTTGTGATGGGTAAATAATGAATGCAAATATTTGTGCATTTCCAAAACACTAGAAGGTTTGAAAATGGAAACTTGGCCTTCAAAGATCCCTTTTCTAAGACACTTTTCATGACCTGTTAATCATTTCCTTGCGTAAGAAAACAAGAGCCAATAACTTATGGTATTTATGACTTCTGAACTGGAAGTTGTAAATAATGTATGGAAATGATTCAAAGGTTCTGCCTATATACTGGGTCCTGTATACTTTGCAACCTAAATAAGCTTTTGAGGAAGGTCCTAATTTTCGAAGAAGTGTTTACTTTCTGCGCTTTTATGCTCCAGCCAGATAAGTACCATAATAATCCCCGCACTAGACCTCAGTTTACTAACACTGAACATAGAACACAGTTTGAATGCTGTTGTATTAACAGCTGTCCCTGTGTAGGAATTCTTCTACTggagttttcatttaatactcAAACCCAAAGTAATTGAATTATGGACTGAAGCAACTGAAACGTATACTGCCAGTATGTTTTTTATTAACTCATCCGTACATTTTTAGAAATATACCCTTTTGACACTGtaaattactgtatatatgctATTGGTTTGTATTGTTGAAAGTAATTCATTTGGTATTTATGCAAACCTGACATGGCACCCAACGTGCACCCTGGTTGCAAGCTTCAACAAAACAATGTCTctttgttgcacatctataatCACAGCGTATCACCACACCCTGTAAAGCCCACTGTCTCACTTTGACCCCATAATGCTGTCACGGTTTATCTCATTGCCTCTTGATTGTGGCTGGGCGTAGGGATGGTCAAGGTTAAGATTGGCTGCACTTGAGGTTTCCTTTCAACTCTGGGTCTGTCGAGCGAGTTGGAGTTAATGCAAACCCCCTGTCTCTTACTGAAACCAGTCCTATGCAAGCACTCCCACTGGTTTTACACATACCTTTTAATTACATGTAGCCCCAAACAAAGGCAAATGCACAGAGGGCCAAACAATAGTCTTGGCCACAGGTTCAGCAAAGTTCACTAAGCTCCAGCAGAAATGGTTGTTTGTTGCATTTGTACAATAGAATGTGTTTTTGAGCTTAGTTCAAGTATACAAGGTTTAAATGACaggaaaacaaattaattgttCTGGTTGTTGCCAAAGTGCATAACCTACAGTACCATACGTAAACAAGATACAAGTAACCACTTTGGATATTTAAATATAGATACaactgtaatttaaataaatcaataatatatatatatttttttatcatgcTGTGCTTGCTACTTTTGAGATCCGAAATTCTGCCAAAGTCTGTCCCACTGGAGCCAAGAGAAAGCGTTTGCCCTTGATCTCTCTGCTATAAATGATGTTTGAAGGCTGAGTTCAAATGTAGCACAATCATTTTTCCAGGGTGGTAATTGCTTTTAACACTTAATGAGACCACCCAGGATTTGTGCTAAGTTTAATTGCTACCATtctcttctctgttctctctcactTCCCCTCTTTAtgcatgtacatgtgtataCAGTAAATCTTACTCTCATTATACTCATGCAGTTTTTATCTGCCATAGTTATAGACAAATAGTAACAGCTCTAACTTTAGCTATTTGGTTCCAAACCATCaatttccctttaaaaaaaaaataagcaacatCTCATTTTACCTCAAAAGGAGAAATGACATACAtgctatgcaaaaaaaaaaatctcacaaagCAAGAAAAGCATGTTGTCCAAATGGGAGTGTAGATGGTCTGAATTGCACAGTGATGAGCCACTGTGCATGATTCATATCTGTTAATATCGGTATCTGTTCCGAAACACACACTGCTAGAACAAATTATGCTCTGTGGTTGCATATCTGATCTCCAAAACGAGCAGCCATTTATTGTATGGTTGTTCCACCATTAAAAGTGCATTGGGTGTCTCATGCAATATTGTATTCCAGTTGGCTAATCAATGTGCCATGTTCAGAGAACTTGAAATGCCTCTAATAGCTCAATCTAATTAGACATAATGGATTTTACGAGCAGATAGAAGCAGCACCAATGGCCTACCTAGTGGTCAAGCAGCCACTACATGCATATAATATAAGCAAGTGAAAAACTCCCAGTGCTCTAGAAAGGAATAATCGAAAGCAAATTATGAAAGCATAAAGAATGTGCATAAAGTGTGTCAGTAATTGCACTTGGTACAAACAAGCCAATATTTTAGTAAACTGTCAGAATATAGTCCAGAGTGTAGAGTAAAATATGTACTCATAAAAATGAAGGCAGTAACACCTGAGGCGGTAGTGGCTCAGTGATTAAAACAGAGCTAGTAATCAGAAAACCGTGAGTTCAAATTATATACTGTTTATACACTTCCAGTCAAAGGTTTTTGTGCACCctgtattaacatttttggttaAACATCAGGAAATGGGTTCAAGTTAAATATTCTAGAGTTAGAAAATCTAAGTAAGAAATGGTTATAAGTGAACTGAGACAAGTCGGTGACGTTTTATTTGGGGGGGTCTAGATCTAATTGGGAAAGGTATGTGTGCACTGCTCTCATTAGGCACAAAACATATAATTGTCTTACGGTTAATACTAATAGTGTCTGCGTTCAGCTGAAAACAAATCTGCGCTTACAGTAACTAACAGCAACTGGCTCAACAAGCAAGttcctttaataaagcactaaTTTAGAGTCCCATTGGAATCTGGGAGTGGACAATGTATAAGTCATTCGATACAGAGATTTAGGTATTTGGTAAGGTaacaccttttttcttttcctccatgTCTATTTTACACTAGTGGATAAACTAGATAAACTAGGACTGCCAGACTACCGCTGTAAAACCTCAGCTGATTGGATTGTATCCAAGAATATTGTTTCcccagaatggggaaaaagtgtgatctctgtgactttgatcgtggcatggttgttggtaccagatgggttTGATtgagaatttcagaaactgctgatctcctgggattttcacacacaacagtgcaAAAAAATCCTTTGTgtagagggtctgcaggctgaagcACCTTGTAGATGAGAgcgatcagaggagaatgaccagactggtttgagctgacatgaAGTATATAGTAATTCAAATAATCATTCTTTACAACCacggtaagcagaaaagcatctccgaatACACAAcacttcaactgtccagtttggctgagcctgtgcccatgatagcctcagattcctattTTTGGCTCGCAGGAttgaaacctgatgtggtcttctgttgttgtaacccatccaccttaaggtttaattttttttgtgcatgttgagatgcttttctgctcattatGATTGtcaagagtgattatttgagttactaccattttcctctgacctctctgatCAACacccacccacagaactgtccctcactcgcaccattctgtgtaaactctatagactgttgtgtgtgcaaatcccaggagatcagcagtttctaaaatactcaaaccagcccatctgtcaccaacaaccataccaaGGTTAAagccacagagatcacattgttcttcattctaatgtttgatgtaaacattaagtgaagctcttgaactgtatctgtatgatttatttcttttttttttttttttgcatcatgctGCTGccaccacatgattggctaattatataactgcatgaacgtgctggtgtacaagtgttcctaataaagtggacggtgagtgtatgtatatacagtacattccaACCCATATATAATTGTGAACCTGTAAATGCATTGCTCTTTGTTCGGTTCTAGTTCTAGCACTGTGCTCAAAATCAGCCTGAATGAAATCACTGTCGCTTTAACAGCATTTTAGTGCTGATGCCATTATCCTGAGCGACTTACAGACTTAAAGTGCTTTGTTGTGTCCATCAAAAACATCCCCTTGCTAGTACAAATAGGTCAAGGCTTATGAATACTATCACACTAAACAAACTGTACAATTCAAGTGTGTTTTGAACGCTTTTCACTTTAAATCCAGATTTGTGGAGATGCTCCTTTAGATTCTGCAGGTTGGCATATATCAAACAGAATGGCCTGTGATTAGTGGAAGGGGTGGAGGAGCATTCTTGGCATAAAAAAAGAAGGCCAAGGCTTTGGGATGAGAGAGGTGGGGGCCAAACCAGCCTGTAATTTGGCCTACTTCTGCACACTTTGCATTCTGCCTTCTTCCCAACCACTACTCTAGCAGCCTTGGACAGCACAGATGCAACTAAAGAGCCTGTGTGCAATGATGAGTTGAGGCATAGAGACACAGGCTGAttttgggaaaccacttgaGGGGAAAGAAAATCAGTTGATAACTCTGGTAAGCCTCTTACTGACTCCAGCTCTCCTATATTTATTCCACAAGGCCACCACTCCCTTACGTATAAATATAGTCATGCTGGACTAAAAATAGCCACTTATAGGAGGCTATTAATAGCTCCTAAGTCCTTCGAACTTTAGACTGTTAGaaggtttcaggcatgaggcaTGAGTAATCGTTACTGGGGAAAGAAATGTTTCACTgtcccccccttctctctctctctctctctctctctctctctctctctctctctctcttgcacacacacacacacacacacacacacacacacacgcacacacacgtacactctctctctctctcgctttgaAACCCCCCCCCAGCTCAGTGTGAGAGGCTCCAGTATGCAGTCTTCCAGTTCAGTTTCATTCTGTGAATTTAGCTGCTCATGAAGCCTTCTATTGTGCTTCAGTATGACGCCTCAGGGGCAGAGTCTGGGTACACTCTCTTTCCACCACTTTGGAGAGACTGCTGAAACACACTGCAAGCCATTGTCTACCTTTAAAACATGATGGGTTTGGTGTACAAGAGCACTTATTATTATCAAATTTTGCCCACCCCGTATAGGCCATATAATCCACTCCAATGTCAACGTGAACGTCACAccttaaaataaacacagcatgAGCTCATAACCCCCTAACCAGTTCAGTGATGGCTTTTTTGTCACGGGTGCATATAAGTCCTAAAAGTTCGCAAAGGCCTCGTATTAGTGCACAATAGACAAAATCTTCAAAAGGATCATTTTGTCAATTATATTGTGGCGCAAACCGAGTGTGAAAATCAGAGTAGGTAAACATGAGTTAATGTATGTTTtctagcaaaaaaaacaaaaacaaaccaaagatTTATCTAGAGTCAATAAACTGTTATAAATGAGTCTGTGCATATTGTGTTTACTGAGAAATTCCAATAAAGTATCTTTGAACTGCTTAGAATTCTTTAAAGGGCTTCCTTAACCGGTGCCATGACAAACACACAATATTTGTATGACTGCTtgtcaaaaaaaacattcatgacCGTTTGCACATTTTACAAGAAATCCTGCTACATCtaaatatgttatttaaaagaaattgaTAACATACACCAAGCATTAATTTCCCGAATGTGTTTTCAGCCATGCCCTTGTTCTGGCTTCAACATCTGCTGAAAACTAGTAACTGGTATGTTTAATTAGGCATGAACTACTGGTTTATGGAAGAGAGATAAAGCTCCAAAGATCCCTTGATTAAAGGCATCACATGGTGCATTGAAAGTGGGAGCATTCTTTACAGCCTGTTCAATTCAGTTGAGCGTGCAGAAGCGTGGCACCAGTTCTATAAAAGCAGCCCAATCTGCACTCGTGCCTCCAGCACAACCTCAAAATTTGTAAGAGAGCTTGGGTTGTAAAAGAGCCCGTTCTATGGGTGGGAACAAGGAACCGGGCTCTATGCATATGAGCCAGACTTCTCGTACCTGCCGACCTCAGGGTGGGAGTCAGACTGGAGCACAAAAATAGAAGCAGGCTGGGTGGCACATGCTCATTACAGATCACCCACAGATCAAGGCTTTATGAGCAGGAAcgaggtggggaaaaaaatcatctggAGCCAGGCAGAATGTCTCTATGTCTGTGCCTCTTTGTAAAGAAAGCATAAGCTGGTTGGTTTTTCTGGGAAGGGCCAGTGCTCCCTCCCACCCTCCACCCTTCTCTCTGTGCCTGCTTACCTAGATATTCCAAGGCTATGTCTGAAACGACACCCTATCCTGTAAATAGAGCACAGTTTTGAAAATCATGCCTGAGAGCATAGTGGAGAATATCCAGAAAGCAGCATGATAGGTgtccacacatatacagtagtgcATGAAAgcttgtgaaccctttagaattttctacatttcggcataaatatgacctaaaacatcatcagattttcacacaagtcctaaaagtagataaagagaacccaattaaacaaatgagacaaaaatattatacttggacacccttatccagactgacttacattttatacatctgagcagttgagggttaagggccttgcacaagggcccaacagtggtggcttggcggttcaaactcacgaccttccgaccAGTAGCCCAACGTCTTACCACTGCCCCTGCTACTGCTACAACTACCACTGCTgccacttatttattgaggaaatgttcttttttggagagtagtggctttctccttgtaaccttgccatgcacaccattgttgttcagtgttctcctgatggtggactcatgaacattaacattagccagtgtgagagaggcctttagttgcttagaaattaccctggattcctttgtgaccttgcagactattacacatcttgctcttggagtgatctttgttggtcggccactcctggggagggtaacagtgatcttgaatttcctccatttatacacaatggtctgactgtggattggtggattATGCTGATAGATTCCTGTACTTTAATAAAaaggtgctcactcacacctgattgtcatagaaaacacctgactctaattttacTCAAATGAACTGCCAATCCTAgaggtttacatacttttgccactcaccgatatgtaatattggatcgttttccttaataaattaaatgaccaagtctcatttgtttaatcgggtcctccgtatctacttttaggacttgtgtgaaaatcggatgctgttttaggtcatatttgtgcagatatatagacgattctaaagggttcacaaactttcaagcaccactgtacaataGGTAGTATCCATGCGTGTAATGCACATAATGCAGTTTGCTGTTCGAATATAACAGTTGGTTTAAGAAATTGTTTACTTTCTGCAAGCACTTACCAGCTGGCAAAGATTTCTCTACCAGCTTGATCACCTTGACCTGCATTTTTGCAGCTGGTAGCTGGTCAGACTGAGCTGGGGGTGGGTTTATAGGGTGCAAATcttaaatgtcaaaaaaaaaaaaaaaaaacccttgggAAACTCCTTTTTGGAAGAGTGCAGTGAATCAGTTGGAATTGCAGCCTGCTGGAAAATCTCTGCAGTGATCTTATTCATGCACCCGAATGTAACCAAATAAGTAAACCATGTAGTACAGAACTGCAGTGCCTTGCCTTTTTAGTGCAATGAGCCTATActtgcaaatattttattttccaataagaaAATACCCCTCTTTCCAATCTGCTTTGGAGGAGGTGGGTGTAATAACAACCATAACTGCTGATGTTTCGTTTGTATACATGACCTTTCACGCAGAAGTGTTGTGTCCAAGGTTCAGGAACAACACTAAGGCATGAGCTTAGAAGGATACATTCTTGTTGTGCTGCAATACAAATGATTCTGTTCTTAATCACGACGACTGTATAAGGCAGCCTCGTGTGTTTCGAAACATCTCTCGCTGAGGCACGCAGCACTTCAGaggaaagggtttttttttttcttttcttttcttttccgcATTCCAGTCATAGTCTCTGCGTAACTGACAAGCCGAGCTATTTCCGCCCGCACATCCTAACAGAAACATTCCATTCACTGTTGAacgtgttatttattttcaaattaacATTTCTGCTTTTTAGATGGATTATAGCTATGAGCACGGTGGTACTTGTCAGATCCGACATTTGTAgctgagtatttttattttttaataataataataataataataataataataataataataataaaagcagcCCGAAGGTGTTTTACAAAGCATTTATCCTATAGTTATGCACACCCGTGCCAGGCTTACATAGCTGCATCTTAAGATCTGTGATTGGAAATTTGGGTTTTATTTCTTCTCCTTGTGCGTTTTGAAGCACGACCACAGGTTGTTTTTGGACTTCAGTAGGTGCGGGGGGATTCTCCACGAAGCACTGAAAATTGCCCATATATGGTCAATGACGTTCCCGGAGATACCGATGCGTAATCCGTAATAGAGCTACGTAAGAGGCGAAAGAAATACATATTTAGCTCAGGGAATGCCTAGAAATAGACCTGCTGTGACCACACGGGGTAAAAATAATGGAATATAGCGTTAATATTCCTAATttgggatttcttttttttgacacCATTAATGTAAATAACTTTATTGTGCAAATATGACTCAAACACCACTGGACAAGAACATCTTATCACCTACTGTACACCTATATGTGCTATCTCATGTGGAGTAGAGATTGTGAGACAAGTATTTCATCGTTCTTCttttgtaatatgtaatattaagCAATGCTATGATAAATTGATACAATGTTTGCTCATACTGttgcagagagagaaatgtgggCCGCCagttttttggggtttctttTAACGGTGGCGTCTGATAAGTTCATGCCAGGAATCTCACCCTGCACATTTTTTGTTCTACTGGAAAATCATGTACTGTAACTACCTGCTGTCCTTGGATTCATCTCCACCTACACtcctccaccccccaccccacacacacacagaggacattCAGATCTTATGACTGAACTTTGGAACTGTGAGGCACCAACACTACCTTTTGTGCCACAGTACCAATCAGTGTATGTACAGGCCTATTacttattttcaaataaaacttGCTAAGGGGAACTTTGTTTATTGTATGTTGAACATGACCTGCTAACCTGCACTCCTACATGTTGACTGCATCAGACACTGATGTGGCCTATACTGCTTATATGGTGATCTTCTATTACCTAACAGTGTAAAGACTTCCAGAGAATAATAAAAGCAAGTTTCTTCCTAGAACTCTCAAAATGACCTATCCAGTTCCAAACTATGTGATCCAAGAAACTGTGGagaattcagttcaattcaattcaattttatttgtatagcgctttttacaatagacattgtctcaaagcagctttacagatcgAGAATTCTCGATCATAGGCATGAATGGGAATTGTGAATGTGAGCTTGGGAATGTGTATTCTCTATCATTTTCCAGACTGGAGCGTATGCCAAAGTAAACGGTCTTGAAGTAGCCTACCTCATAAAACGCCTGTTCCCTGAACTGTAGTGATGCAATTGTGACGGATATGATGCAGATACTCGTAGATGAGGATGTGAACACTCTCCCATAGCAAACAAAGTATATGATGCCCATTTGTTCTGTTTGCGTAAAATGTCACTTTCCCAATTTGAGTATTTGACTACCTGTGTGAAGTTCCTGGTTTGGTTGTGTGTTGCATCAGAACTGTTAACCACCCCACcccataaaacacacacttcaccccACTTTAAACCTCAATTCAAAACATTAGTCAAATGATTATCTTCCACAAAATAATTTATTGACAACAGAATTGACATTCACATGATATTCAAACACATATATTACTCTTTTTTTAAGTTATGGGAAATAAGTtacaaaacatttcatagtatGCATATCCACAGTGACTCAGTCATCTACATGTTTAACACTGGCCTCTTTGCAGTCATTGAAAAGCAGCTGCATTCCACATGTCTATATAGTAGCATAAAGAGGTTAGTCCAACAAATGAGAAATTGCAATGTTAAGCAATGAAGTCCAGCAGCAAGTGTCCTACAGAGAGGTTTCTACAGATGCCGGTCaatctctcgttctctctcgctctcgatTTCTGTCCATGGCTCATGGGAAACCGAGTGCGCGCGCTCCTACGCAGCGCGCATGCGGGCACTTagtccccccccaccccaccccccccacagCGCGTGGTCCTacggctctctctctctttcctccgcgtcctcctcctcctcctccttcttctccacCACCACCGCAAGACAACGCTCCCTCACAGTGGAGGACGAAACTGGGTCGCGTCAGCCCCGAGGAACTTTCCTTTAGGTTTCCTCCAGCGTCTTCGCTGAACGGTAGCTGACGCAGAgtggcaaaaagaaaaaagccccCCTcgcctctttctttccttccgcTGCTCACAGAACCAGACGGTTTTGTTATGATTTTCCGCGCGATCGAAGCTCGCAGTGCTTCAGCGCTCGCGCAGTGACAGGCAGGGCACCCACTGGTTCCTGCAGCGGCTCTCATCGCAGTAGTTGCCCACTTCCTTCAGCGCTTGGCATTTTAGTGGCTGGCACTGAGGATTCTGCacgaaaatgaaagaaagaaagaagagttaAAATCATATGATCTCGTTGTTCAAGCTGCACATCAGAGATATCACAATAATGCACGTGATTGCACTCAAGCTGATACTTACAGTGACTAGGATGCAGTGGAAATCTCTGGGTTCGCCGTTATTGTTGTTCTCCTTGGAGCTTGGCTCTCCGATAACCTGTGCCAGGCGCCTCAGCCCAGACACACGCAGGATGTTGATGTCGTTCTCGCAGCAGAAAGCTTGCAGCAGAGTGAAATGGATCTGAAGAGCGATgtcgtcctcgtcctcctcgTCAGTGGCCAGCACGCACAGTACCACGCTGTCTGGATCACTGTGATGGAGAGATTCGGTTAAG contains:
- the gadd45ba gene encoding growth arrest and DNA-damage-inducible, beta a, producing the protein MRLDLLTIDYSDNIMTLEEVVGSNITDQKMDAVSQALEELLVAAQRQDCLTVGVYESAKLMNVDPDSVVLCVLATDEEDEDDIALQIHFTLLQAFCCENDINILRVSGLRRLAQVIGEPSSKENNNNGEPRDFHCILVTNPQCQPLKCQALKEVGNYCDESRCRNQWVPCLSLRER